Proteins from one Hyperolius riggenbachi isolate aHypRig1 chromosome 4, aHypRig1.pri, whole genome shotgun sequence genomic window:
- the LOC137570357 gene encoding L-threonine 3-dehydrogenase, mitochondrial-like isoform X2 produces the protein MAVMRTLTRAVKQALQSSMCGCQTVTSVRFIGVSPRQVPSDASFHSVSFSETDHPRVLITGGLGQLGVGLAKLLRKKFGKNNVILSDIRKPPDHVFYSGPFIYSDILDYKNLREIVVNNRITWLIHYSALLSAVGEANVHLARSVNINGLHNILDISAEHGLRLFVPSTIGAFGPTSPRNPTPDLCIQRPRTIYGVSKVHAELMGEYYHYRYGLDFRCLRYPGIISADSQPGGGTTDYAVQIFHDAIKAGRFVCNLKPETRLPMMYIDDCLRATVEVLEAPAESLTMRTYNINAMSFSPEELTQEVHKHMPELEVAYNVDPIRQAIADSWPMNFDDNNARRDWGWKHEYDLPELVTTMLGHLNNERLAVQAN, from the exons ATGGCCGTTATGAGGACATTAACCCGAGCGGTAAAGCAAGCTCTGCAGAGCTCCATGTGTGGCTGTCAGACTGTCACCTCTGTGCGGTTTATTGGAGTTTCACCTCGTCAAGTGCCATCTGATGCCAGCTTCCATTCAGTGTCTTTCTCTGAGACCGACCACCCGAGGGTGCTGATCACAG GAGGACTGGGTCAGCTGGGAGTCGGCCTGGCAAAGCTGCTGAG GAAGAAGTTTGGAAAGAACAATGTGATCCTTTCAGACATCCGTAAACCCCCAGATCACGTCTTCTATAGCG GACCTTTTATTTACTCTGACATTCTGGACTACAAGAACCTCCGGGAGATTGTGGTGAATAATCGGATCACCTGGCTGATACACTACAGCGCCCTGCTCAGCGCAGTGGGCGAGGCCAACGTTCATCTCGCCAGATCCGTCAACATCAACG GTTTACACAACATTCTGGACATTTCGGCAGAACACGGGCTACGGCTGTTTGTCCCCAGCACAATCGGGGCGTTTGGCCCAACCTCCCCGAGAAATCCAACCCCAGACCTGTGCATACAGCGGCCGAGGACAATCTATGGGGTTTCCAAAGTCCATGCAGAACTAATGGGAGAG TACTATCACTACCGGTATGGCCTGGACTTCCGGTGTCTCCGTTACCCGGGTATAATTTCTGCTGATTCCCAGCCAGGAGGAGGAACGACAG aTTACGCCGTCCAGATCTTCCACGATGCCATCAAAGCGGGAAGGTTTGTCTGCAACCTGAAGCCGGAGACGCGGCTGCCCATGATGTACATTGACGACTGTCTGAGAGCGACCGTGGAGGTGCTGGAGGCCCCGGCTGAGTCCCTCACCATGAGGACGTACAACATCAATGCCATGAGCTTCAGCCCCGAGGAGCTGACACAAGAGGTGCACAAACACATGCCTGAGCTGGAGGTTGCGTACAATGTGGACCCCATCCGACAAGCCATTG CGGACAGTTGGCCAATGAACTTTGATGATAACAATGCCCGCAGGGATTGGGGCTGGAAGCATGAATACGATCTGCCAGAACTGGTGACGACAATGCTGGGACACCTGAACAACGAACGTCTGGCAGTCCAAGCCAACTGA
- the LOC137570357 gene encoding L-threonine 3-dehydrogenase, mitochondrial-like isoform X1 — protein MSKPLATKLSVTDMAVMRTLTRAVKQALQSSMCGCQTVTSVRFIGVSPRQVPSDASFHSVSFSETDHPRVLITGGLGQLGVGLAKLLRKKFGKNNVILSDIRKPPDHVFYSGPFIYSDILDYKNLREIVVNNRITWLIHYSALLSAVGEANVHLARSVNINGLHNILDISAEHGLRLFVPSTIGAFGPTSPRNPTPDLCIQRPRTIYGVSKVHAELMGEYYHYRYGLDFRCLRYPGIISADSQPGGGTTDYAVQIFHDAIKAGRFVCNLKPETRLPMMYIDDCLRATVEVLEAPAESLTMRTYNINAMSFSPEELTQEVHKHMPELEVAYNVDPIRQAIADSWPMNFDDNNARRDWGWKHEYDLPELVTTMLGHLNNERLAVQAN, from the exons atgtctaaaccgctggcaacaaaa CTTTCTGTGACAGACATGGCCGTTATGAGGACATTAACCCGAGCGGTAAAGCAAGCTCTGCAGAGCTCCATGTGTGGCTGTCAGACTGTCACCTCTGTGCGGTTTATTGGAGTTTCACCTCGTCAAGTGCCATCTGATGCCAGCTTCCATTCAGTGTCTTTCTCTGAGACCGACCACCCGAGGGTGCTGATCACAG GAGGACTGGGTCAGCTGGGAGTCGGCCTGGCAAAGCTGCTGAG GAAGAAGTTTGGAAAGAACAATGTGATCCTTTCAGACATCCGTAAACCCCCAGATCACGTCTTCTATAGCG GACCTTTTATTTACTCTGACATTCTGGACTACAAGAACCTCCGGGAGATTGTGGTGAATAATCGGATCACCTGGCTGATACACTACAGCGCCCTGCTCAGCGCAGTGGGCGAGGCCAACGTTCATCTCGCCAGATCCGTCAACATCAACG GTTTACACAACATTCTGGACATTTCGGCAGAACACGGGCTACGGCTGTTTGTCCCCAGCACAATCGGGGCGTTTGGCCCAACCTCCCCGAGAAATCCAACCCCAGACCTGTGCATACAGCGGCCGAGGACAATCTATGGGGTTTCCAAAGTCCATGCAGAACTAATGGGAGAG TACTATCACTACCGGTATGGCCTGGACTTCCGGTGTCTCCGTTACCCGGGTATAATTTCTGCTGATTCCCAGCCAGGAGGAGGAACGACAG aTTACGCCGTCCAGATCTTCCACGATGCCATCAAAGCGGGAAGGTTTGTCTGCAACCTGAAGCCGGAGACGCGGCTGCCCATGATGTACATTGACGACTGTCTGAGAGCGACCGTGGAGGTGCTGGAGGCCCCGGCTGAGTCCCTCACCATGAGGACGTACAACATCAATGCCATGAGCTTCAGCCCCGAGGAGCTGACACAAGAGGTGCACAAACACATGCCTGAGCTGGAGGTTGCGTACAATGTGGACCCCATCCGACAAGCCATTG CGGACAGTTGGCCAATGAACTTTGATGATAACAATGCCCGCAGGGATTGGGGCTGGAAGCATGAATACGATCTGCCAGAACTGGTGACGACAATGCTGGGACACCTGAACAACGAACGTCTGGCAGTCCAAGCCAACTGA